Proteins encoded in a region of the Dreissena polymorpha isolate Duluth1 chromosome 6, UMN_Dpol_1.0, whole genome shotgun sequence genome:
- the LOC127835746 gene encoding remodeling and spacing factor 1-like, producing the protein MDEHFAEDPNFAVICSFLDNFKHLITNSSDTVTIDDIQQFIDATEFEQTSPVVKLHLKLLRGIGFSPHGKPSCTQFSKDMIKFIEDFPERDDKLLVDLEYNYTLLPAEVKIRILKNLLEDQFQFNDSFNEKVNNDLEKRGDIRHMPAGRDRLGRTYWFMLELSGSLLLYRQLLNEITGEETWALICRFEHLNI; encoded by the exons ATGGATGAACATTTTGCAGAAGATCCAAATTTTGCAGTGATCTGCTCTTTTTTGGACAACTTTAAGCATTTAATCACCAACAGTTCGGACACTGTGACAATTGACGATATTCAGCAATTCATTGATGCCACCGAGT TTGAACAAACAAGCCCAGTGGTGAAGTTGCACTTGAAGCTGCTGAGAGGGATTGGATTCTCACCACATGGTAAACCATCATGCACACAGTTCTCCAAAGATATGATAAAG TTTATTGAGGATTTTCCGGAGCGAGACGACAAACTGCTGGTTGACCTGGAGTATAATTACACACTACTCCCTGCTGAAGTGAAAATACGTATCCTGAAG aatctTTTGGAAGACCAGTTTCAGTTCAATGATTCCTTCAACGAGAAGGTCAACAATGATCTTGAAAAGCGAGGTGACATCCGCCATATGCCTGCTGGCAGAGATAGGCTTGGGCGGACATACTGGTTCATGCTG GAATTGTCTGGATCCCTGCTTCTCTACAGACAGTTGCTGAATGAAATCACGGGGGAGGAAACCTGGGCGCTTATTTGTCGGTTTGAGCATTTAAACATTTAA
- the LOC127835747 gene encoding uncharacterized protein LOC127835747: MKGLESLIDSLQSDEVALENADPTQPSNTAPVVSSVVNMATKTDSRQKMAGLGFQPMCSPLFFKAPPLRDKHEVLEDERLHGLKHCSVHLKKLNSDNEHHLKKLSCFDDYGSNRSKGKLICTDAKEIKPDTCIFDVTKSSGMKCDDTAEHKCPGLKDVKPISENLSTKNDNNYCGKHVSNLDVKVCALSTIANDDVKVKVETNKNFNNSDFIITFKFDTCDFIFKFNTNSFIILFNINTSDFIIVFKFDTC; the protein is encoded by the exons ATGAAGGGCTTGGAATCGCTGATAGATTCCCTTCAGAGTGATGAAGTGGCCCTGGAGAATGCAGATCCCACGCAGCCTAGCAACACAGCTCCTGTGGTGTCATCTGTGGTCAATATGGCGACCAAAACTGACAGCAGACAAAAAA TGGCTGGCTTAGGGTTTCAGCCAATGTGCTCTCCACTCTTCTTCAAAGCCCCGCCTCTTCGTGATAAACATGAAGTTCTAGAGGACGAACGACTTCATGGCCTGAAACACTGCAGTGTGCATCTGAAAAAATTGAACTCAGATAATGAGCATCACCTTAAAAAACTGAGCTGTTTTGATGATTATGGTTCAAATAGATCAAAAGGAAAACTAATTTGTACAGATGCAAAGGAAATAAAGCCTGatacatgcatttttgatgtTACAAAGTCATCTGGAATGAAATGTGATGATACTGCTGAGCATAAATGTCCTGGTTTGAAGGATGTGAAGCCGATATCAGAGAATTTAAGCACAAAGAATGATAACAATTATTGTGGTAAACATGTATCAAATTTGGATGTGAAAGTGTGTGCCCTAAGCACTATTGCCAACGATGATGTTAAAGTGAAGGTTGAAACAAATAAGAAT TTCAACAACAGTGACTTTATCATCACCTTCAAGTTTGACACCTGTGATTTCATCTTCAAGTTCAACACCAACAGTTTCATCATCCTCTTCAACATCAACACCAGTGATTTCATCATCGTTTTCAAGTTTGACACCTGTTAA